In Argiope bruennichi chromosome 4, qqArgBrue1.1, whole genome shotgun sequence, a single window of DNA contains:
- the LOC129966143 gene encoding GPI mannosyltransferase 2-like, whose translation MSVGNVFKFALFVRIFVVLLQVIFNRCVPDHNADAFRLPYEKGVGIANSIVSYLLEGFSRWDAQYFLHISLYSYTHENTLAFFPLFPVLLRYSSNILSIIFPFSLSPLNCTLLAGVLLNCILTSLSTVALYKCTQNVFQSEIFAFTSALLFCINPASIFFSAIYSESFFSLLTFSGLWALEKGCFFFALCGLSLSASIRSNGILSAGFLIYTFLKQHINYVFSSHRLPTKLTVFLFSSTLLKMIVFLVMFSLPFIIYQIYCYLLFCTSVLSEYDLPEIVVNFLTRNDLKVPSEPSKWCFWSIPLSYSYVQSRYWDVGFLRYFSIKQIPNFLLAAPIVIIILVSCTKYFVRHRKDLWHLGFIESKIYDTSDVYSNIKCLPYFLHIFFITVFCILFIHIQVVTRMLCSSSPVLYWVAATAVLPANDRARFKLFKEHSHKNWLLVSLLYMKKLFLKSSIWGKIIFSYFVAYFLTGTFLHVNFFPWT comes from the exons ATGAGTGTAGGCAATGTGTTCAAATTTGCTTTATTCGTCCGAATTTTCGTTGTTCTTCTGCAG gTGATCTTCAATCGTTGTGTGCCAGACCATAATGCTGATGCTTTTCGCTTGCCATATGAAAAAGGAGTCGgaatagcaaattctattgtgtcTTACCTCTTGGAAGGTTTCAGTCGCTGGGATGCACAATATTTCCTTCATATTTCCCTCTATAGTTACACTCATGAGAACACACTTGCCTTTTTCCCTTTGTTTCCAGTTTTATTGAGATACTCATCTaatatattatctattatttttccatttagttTGAGTCCACTCAACTGTACACTTCTGGCTGGTGTACTTCTGAATTGCATCCTCACTTCATTATCAACTGTAGCCTTATACAAATGTACACAAAATGTCTTCCAATCAGAAATATTTGCCTTTACAAGTGCTTTGCTTTTTTGTATCAATCCTGCATCCATTTTCTTTTCGGCTATATACTCTGAAAGTTTCTTCTCTCTTCTTACTTTTTCTGGTCTCTGGGCATTAGAAAAGGGTTGTTTCTTTTTTGCCTTATGTGGATTATCTCTAAGTGCCAGCATTCGATCTAATGGCATTTTATCAGCTGGCTttcttatttatacttttttaaagcaacatataaattatgtattttcatcACATCGTCTACCAACAAAACTCACTGTATTTTTGTTTTCGTccactttattaaaaatgattgtatttttagTGATGTTTAGTCTTCCTttcattatatatcaaatttactgCTACCTTTTGTTTTGTACTTCAGTACTGTCTGAATATGATTTACCAGAAATAGTTGTTAATTTTTTGACAAGAAATGATCTGAAAGTACCCTCTGAACCAAGCAAATGGTGTTTTTGGAGCATTCCTCTTTCTTATTCATATGTTCAGTCTCGATATTGGGATGTTGGTTTCCTtcgttatttttctattaaacaaaTACCTAATTTCTTATTAGCTGCCCCCATTGTGATCATAATTTTAGTGtcttgtacaaaatattttgttaggcATAGAAAAGATCTATGGCATTTGGGAtttattgaaagcaaaatatatgATACTTCTGATGTTTACAGCAATATTAAATGCCTTccttattttcttcatatattttttatcacagtattctgcattttattcattcatattcaa gtGGTAACACGTATGCTGTGTTCTTCTAGTCCTGTTTTGTACTGGGTGGCAGCTACAGCCGTTTTGCCAGCTAATGACCGTGCCAGATTTAAACTCTTCAAAGAACATTCGCATAAAAATTGGCTTCTAGTCAGTCTGTTGTACATGAAAAAACTTTTTCTGAAGTCTTCCATATggggaaaaattatattttcttattttgttgcatatttctTAACTGGTACATTTCTTCATGTTAATTTCTTTCCATGGACATGA